The Aureispira anguillae genome contains a region encoding:
- a CDS encoding NAD-dependent succinate-semialdehyde dehydrogenase, with protein sequence MNAINTVFCSINPMTNLIIEEHNLDNRELVRCKIEQAQSAFQLWKQYSYEKRANFFVEAAKILREQAAVYGKQITLEMGKPIHQAIAEVEKCAWVCEYYATHTEGFLKDQVIPTEYGKSYISYQPLGTVLQIMPWNFPFWQVFRFAAPALMAGNVTLLKHAPNVLGSTNFIQEVFDKAGFPKGVFQHLTIDVDLIEKVIEAPSVQGIALTGSVGAGAAVGTLAGKNIKNCVLELGGSDAFIVLKDADLEKAATVGVQSRMHNSGQTCISAKRFIVEECVAEEFKALVKEKINNLVVGDPMDSNTNISVMARRDLAENLQRQVDQSIEMGAVVEVAGGHQKGSNYFYPMLLSNIQKGMPAYEEELFGPVGAIFTVKNAVEAIELANDSIFGLAATVWSEDEALALSVAQELEVGAVAINKLMSSDPRIPFGGIKKSGIGRELGREGVLSFVNLKALVVG encoded by the coding sequence ATGAATGCTATAAATACTGTTTTTTGCTCCATTAACCCTATGACTAACCTTATTATAGAAGAACACAACTTAGATAATAGGGAGTTGGTAAGGTGCAAGATCGAACAAGCCCAATCTGCTTTCCAATTATGGAAACAATATTCATACGAAAAGCGGGCTAACTTTTTTGTTGAAGCTGCAAAAATCCTGCGGGAACAGGCTGCTGTTTATGGAAAGCAGATTACGTTAGAAATGGGGAAACCAATCCATCAGGCGATTGCAGAGGTAGAAAAATGTGCGTGGGTATGTGAGTATTATGCTACTCATACCGAAGGCTTTTTGAAGGATCAAGTAATTCCAACAGAATACGGGAAGAGTTATATTAGTTACCAACCCTTGGGTACTGTACTTCAGATTATGCCTTGGAATTTTCCCTTTTGGCAGGTGTTTCGTTTTGCGGCTCCTGCTTTGATGGCTGGGAATGTTACCTTGCTCAAACATGCTCCTAACGTCTTGGGATCAACAAATTTTATTCAAGAAGTATTTGACAAAGCTGGTTTTCCAAAAGGGGTATTCCAGCATCTGACAATTGATGTCGATCTTATCGAAAAAGTTATAGAAGCTCCCTCTGTTCAGGGAATTGCCTTGACGGGTAGCGTAGGAGCAGGGGCTGCTGTAGGAACTTTAGCAGGCAAAAATATCAAAAATTGTGTTTTGGAATTGGGAGGATCGGATGCCTTTATCGTGCTGAAAGATGCAGACCTAGAAAAAGCAGCAACTGTAGGAGTACAGTCTAGAATGCATAACTCTGGACAAACTTGTATCTCTGCCAAACGCTTTATTGTCGAAGAATGTGTTGCAGAAGAATTTAAGGCATTAGTAAAAGAAAAAATAAATAATTTGGTTGTTGGTGATCCTATGGACAGCAACACCAATATTAGCGTTATGGCAAGAAGGGACTTGGCTGAAAACTTACAACGTCAAGTAGACCAATCTATTGAAATGGGAGCTGTTGTAGAGGTCGCTGGAGGTCACCAAAAGGGGAGTAACTATTTTTACCCTATGTTATTAAGTAATATTCAGAAGGGAATGCCTGCTTATGAGGAAGAATTATTTGGACCTGTTGGAGCTATTTTTACGGTTAAAAACGCAGTGGAAGCAATTGAATTAGCAAACGATTCTATTTTTGGTTTGGCTGCAACGGTCTGGTCAGAAGATGAAGCTCTTGCTTTGTCTGTTGCTCAAGAACTAGAGGTAGGTGCCGTAGCTATTAACAAATTAATGAGTTCTGACCCTAGAATTCCTTTTGGTGGAATCAAAAAATCTGGCATCGGACGTGAATTAGGACGGGAAGGGGTGCTAAGTTTTGTTAATCTCAAAGCATTGGTTGTTGGCTAA
- a CDS encoding HYC_CC_PP family protein, which produces MLLRFLHITNIVLLLLSSTGLLMHQHYCQDKLKSLSLYASFLEDCCNKEEQQLRTFCDKDQPQIDKKSCCDNQTILSVDDTAQQSIDVENWASFSFVALPTALPIVGSLPPMLVYPTIDKKILRYYSYKAPPNSYPLHVLFSTFLC; this is translated from the coding sequence ATGTTGTTGCGATTTTTACATATCACAAATATAGTACTGCTGCTGTTGTCTTCAACAGGGCTGTTGATGCATCAACATTATTGTCAAGATAAGCTCAAATCTTTATCGTTGTATGCTAGTTTTCTAGAAGACTGTTGCAATAAAGAAGAACAGCAATTGCGTACTTTTTGTGATAAAGATCAACCACAGATAGATAAAAAATCATGTTGTGACAATCAAACAATCTTAAGTGTTGATGATACTGCACAGCAATCCATTGATGTGGAAAATTGGGCTAGTTTTTCTTTTGTGGCACTTCCTACAGCATTACCTATTGTTGGTTCCTTGCCTCCAATGCTTGTTTATCCAACAATTGATAAAAAAATATTGCGCTATTATTCTTACAAAGCGCCTCCTAATTCTTACCCACTACACGTACTTTTTTCCACTTTTCTTTGTTAG
- a CDS encoding TolC family protein gives MRGIIITMLLLQAWSIVAQNFEPYYQAAAANHPQLKAVFNQYYAIKEQVTQVKLPPPSAALGLFILPVETRLGAQRFKVGVSQMFPAFGALKAQKSLIHQKARVALQEAEIIRNELYFSLRNIWYQTAEVQAMIAVEKESIKLLETMERLALQKIEVGKASLAEVYRLKLKINERKGNLDLLNNKLPALRLAFNLLIKEDALEMPSMGDTIALRTLTYPKDSLVKWIQQQNPKLESLDLKQELALKKMNWQKTKNRPTYGLGLDYVFLTKRTDLDPPQNGQGVLMPMFRISVPIYKDQNQARLKEVAFELLALEDQKEQTSDVLTLELERALAAYQAAKIQVKLYQEQINFSQKTVRLLLTNYSVDNKGFEDLLNVEDLLLKYQKMLLRASIAQNTALIQIEKLFAQPLFN, from the coding sequence ATGAGAGGAATAATAATAACAATGTTGCTGTTGCAGGCTTGGTCTATCGTTGCACAAAACTTTGAACCTTATTATCAAGCAGCAGCAGCTAATCACCCCCAGTTAAAAGCAGTGTTTAATCAATATTATGCTATAAAAGAGCAGGTAACACAAGTAAAATTGCCACCACCTTCGGCGGCGTTGGGCCTGTTTATTTTGCCTGTAGAAACACGATTAGGCGCTCAACGTTTTAAAGTAGGTGTTTCGCAAATGTTTCCAGCTTTTGGTGCCCTAAAAGCTCAAAAGTCCTTGATTCACCAGAAAGCTAGAGTTGCTTTACAAGAAGCCGAAATTATTCGAAATGAATTGTATTTTTCGCTTCGCAATATCTGGTATCAAACTGCTGAAGTACAAGCAATGATAGCCGTTGAAAAAGAAAGCATTAAATTGTTAGAAACAATGGAACGATTGGCCTTACAAAAGATAGAAGTAGGCAAAGCAAGTTTAGCGGAGGTTTATCGACTTAAACTTAAAATAAATGAAAGAAAGGGGAACCTAGATTTGCTAAACAATAAGTTGCCTGCTCTGCGACTTGCTTTTAATCTATTAATTAAAGAGGATGCTTTAGAGATGCCTAGCATGGGCGATACCATTGCATTAAGAACCCTGACTTATCCCAAGGATTCTTTGGTAAAATGGATACAGCAGCAGAATCCTAAATTAGAATCGTTAGACTTAAAACAGGAGCTTGCCCTCAAAAAAATGAATTGGCAAAAGACCAAAAATCGCCCAACTTATGGCTTGGGCTTAGATTATGTCTTTTTGACAAAACGAACGGATTTGGATCCTCCTCAAAATGGGCAAGGAGTTTTGATGCCAATGTTTAGAATAAGTGTCCCCATTTATAAAGATCAAAATCAAGCTCGACTCAAAGAGGTGGCTTTTGAACTCCTAGCATTAGAAGATCAAAAAGAGCAAACGAGTGATGTTTTAACCTTAGAATTAGAACGGGCATTGGCGGCTTATCAAGCTGCTAAAATTCAAGTAAAATTATATCAAGAACAAATTAATTTTTCGCAAAAAACAGTACGGTTATTATTAACCAATTATAGTGTTGATAACAAGGGATTTGAGGACTTATTGAATGTAGAGGATTTGTTATTGAAGTATCAAAAAATGTTGCTTCGGGCATCTATTGCCCAAAATACGGCTTTGATACAGATCGAAAAGCTATTTGCTCAACCATTATTCAACTAA
- a CDS encoding efflux RND transporter permease subunit, whose protein sequence is MLDKIIRFFLENRLITLLLLGLIIAWGIVTMPFDINKGFLPNDPVSVDAIPDIGENQQIVFTTWMGRSPQDIEDQITYPLTTALLGIPGVRTIRSNSMFGFSSIYIIFEEDVAFYWSRSRILEKLNSLPSDLLPNGVQPSLGPDATALGQIYWYTLEGRGKEGKATGGWDPQELRSIQDFYVKYGLSAASGVAEVASIGGYVKEYQVDVDPQKLLAYEVSLQQVVQAVKSSNIDIGAQTLEINRAEYFVRGLGYVKSIQDIEQSVIKVHDNKPVRVKDIGRVALGPAVRRGVLDKNGGEAVGGVVVARYGANPLEVINNVKARIQELENGLPSKTLADGTVSKVHIVPFYDRSHLIKETIGTLQEALTLEILITIIVIIILLLNLRASILVSSVLPIAVLMCFIVMRYLGVDANVVALSGIAIAIGTMVDMGIVLAENIVENIEKAAPNENKIETIFRATKEVASAIITAVATTIISFLPIFTMIAAEGKLFRPLAMTKTIALLASIILTITVLPTFAYWFLGKKGNDQKKRWQAVFNISLLALGLLAFSYHKLMIAGIAIAVGGIESIFFFREYLKPQWRERLVYGKNFIYAGILTYFLAIEWMPLGVAHSEISNFLLVAVLISLILGLFQFVIYTYPKVLMYCLEHKLLFMLLPLVVIILGGRAYQQTQSEFMPSLDEGAFLLMPTTMPHAGMEENQEVIKILDMAVAAIPEVDNVVGKAGRVASALDPAPMSMFENVINYKSEYKTDEEGHRLRFKVNTQGDFVRDKNGQLIPDAQGQYFRQWRAHIQSPDDIWAEITRVAQLPGLTPAPKLQPIETRLVMLQTGMRAPIGIKIKGPDLATIQQFGLELEHHLKAVEGVKAEAVFADRIVGKPYLEINFDRTKMARYGLKISEVQQYVQVAIGGIPLTQTVEGRERYAIRVRYPRDFRKDPNVIQELLIPVLGGGQVPLADIATLHYQQGPQAIKSEDGFLTGYVLLDKKKGYSETAVVEQAQAYLNDKIEKGLIEVPTGISYRFAGNYENQVRANQRLAIVIPLALLCIFLILYLQFNSVALSLMVFMGVIIAFSGGFMLIGFYQEDWFLNLEIGGINWRTLFQINPINLSVAVWVGFLALFGIATDDGVLVGTYLQQSFKNHQPKSVEEIRSAVLEAGSKRVRPAMMTTATTILALLPVLTSSGRGADIMIPMAIPSFGGMLIQMITMFTVPVLYCTWAEIKLFWNNYKTNKQ, encoded by the coding sequence ATGTTAGATAAAATAATTCGGTTCTTTCTAGAAAATAGATTGATCACCTTACTATTATTGGGGCTTATCATTGCTTGGGGAATAGTAACGATGCCCTTTGACATCAATAAAGGATTTTTGCCGAATGATCCTGTTTCTGTTGATGCGATTCCAGATATTGGAGAGAACCAGCAAATTGTATTTACAACTTGGATGGGGCGCTCTCCTCAAGATATCGAGGATCAGATTACTTACCCTCTAACAACGGCTTTGTTAGGAATACCAGGAGTGCGAACGATACGAAGCAATTCCATGTTTGGTTTTTCTAGCATTTATATCATTTTTGAAGAAGATGTAGCGTTTTACTGGAGCCGCTCTCGAATATTAGAAAAATTAAATTCATTACCTAGCGATTTATTGCCCAATGGTGTCCAACCTAGCTTGGGACCAGATGCCACAGCACTGGGGCAGATTTATTGGTATACCTTGGAGGGAAGAGGTAAAGAGGGAAAAGCAACAGGTGGTTGGGACCCGCAGGAGTTACGTTCTATTCAAGATTTTTATGTCAAATACGGCTTGTCGGCAGCAAGTGGTGTTGCAGAGGTAGCATCTATTGGAGGGTATGTAAAAGAATATCAAGTAGATGTTGATCCGCAAAAACTATTGGCTTATGAGGTTAGTTTACAACAAGTTGTTCAAGCGGTCAAAAGCAGCAATATTGATATTGGCGCTCAAACACTTGAAATTAATCGAGCAGAATATTTTGTTCGGGGCTTGGGCTATGTCAAAAGCATTCAAGATATAGAACAATCTGTTATTAAAGTGCATGATAATAAGCCTGTTCGTGTCAAAGATATTGGTAGGGTAGCCCTAGGTCCTGCTGTTCGTAGAGGAGTCTTAGATAAGAATGGTGGAGAAGCAGTTGGTGGAGTGGTCGTTGCTCGTTATGGAGCCAATCCTTTAGAAGTTATTAATAATGTAAAAGCACGAATCCAAGAATTAGAGAATGGACTGCCTTCCAAAACTTTGGCAGATGGAACAGTTTCTAAAGTGCACATTGTTCCCTTTTATGATCGTAGCCATTTGATTAAAGAGACCATTGGAACCCTCCAAGAAGCCCTCACGTTGGAAATTCTAATTACCATTATCGTTATTATCATCCTATTGTTGAATCTCAGGGCATCGATTTTAGTGTCTAGTGTTTTGCCCATTGCTGTTTTGATGTGTTTTATTGTAATGAGGTATCTAGGTGTTGATGCTAATGTTGTTGCTTTGTCTGGAATTGCAATAGCCATTGGAACCATGGTAGATATGGGGATTGTACTGGCTGAAAATATAGTGGAAAATATCGAAAAGGCAGCCCCCAATGAAAATAAGATCGAAACCATTTTTAGGGCAACCAAAGAAGTCGCCTCTGCTATTATTACAGCGGTTGCAACGACGATTATTAGCTTTTTGCCAATATTCACGATGATTGCAGCAGAAGGAAAACTTTTTCGCCCTTTAGCGATGACCAAAACAATTGCTCTTTTAGCTTCTATTATTCTAACTATAACAGTTTTGCCAACCTTTGCTTACTGGTTTTTAGGCAAAAAGGGAAACGATCAGAAAAAGCGTTGGCAGGCAGTGTTTAACATCAGTTTATTGGCTCTTGGACTACTTGCTTTTAGTTATCATAAGCTTATGATAGCGGGAATAGCCATAGCGGTTGGAGGAATAGAATCTATCTTCTTTTTTAGAGAATACTTAAAACCCCAGTGGCGAGAAAGGTTGGTTTATGGCAAAAACTTTATTTACGCAGGGATATTGACCTACTTTTTAGCAATAGAGTGGATGCCTTTGGGCGTTGCGCACTCTGAAATCAGTAATTTCCTACTGGTAGCTGTTTTGATTAGCTTGATTTTGGGGCTTTTTCAGTTTGTGATCTATACTTACCCAAAGGTTTTGATGTATTGTTTAGAACACAAGTTGTTATTTATGCTACTACCTTTGGTGGTTATAATATTGGGCGGTCGAGCTTACCAGCAAACGCAATCGGAATTTATGCCAAGCCTAGATGAAGGAGCATTTTTGCTGATGCCAACCACAATGCCACATGCAGGGATGGAGGAGAATCAGGAAGTTATTAAAATACTAGATATGGCAGTGGCTGCTATTCCTGAAGTAGATAATGTAGTGGGGAAGGCAGGGCGAGTAGCTTCTGCTTTAGATCCTGCTCCTATGTCTATGTTTGAGAATGTTATCAACTACAAATCTGAATATAAAACAGATGAAGAAGGGCATCGGCTGCGTTTTAAAGTGAATACCCAAGGAGATTTTGTGCGGGATAAGAATGGGCAATTAATTCCAGATGCTCAGGGGCAATATTTTCGGCAATGGAGGGCACACATTCAATCACCAGACGATATTTGGGCTGAAATAACCAGAGTTGCCCAACTTCCTGGGTTAACTCCTGCGCCAAAATTGCAGCCGATAGAAACTCGGTTGGTAATGCTGCAAACAGGGATGCGGGCTCCTATTGGAATAAAAATAAAAGGGCCAGATTTGGCAACTATTCAGCAGTTTGGGTTGGAATTAGAACACCATCTTAAAGCGGTAGAAGGGGTTAAAGCAGAAGCAGTTTTTGCCGATAGAATTGTTGGTAAACCTTACTTAGAAATAAATTTTGATCGAACGAAAATGGCTCGTTATGGTTTAAAAATTAGTGAGGTACAGCAGTATGTTCAGGTGGCAATTGGTGGTATTCCGTTAACGCAAACCGTAGAAGGGAGAGAGCGATATGCTATACGAGTGCGTTACCCTAGAGATTTTAGAAAAGATCCCAATGTGATACAAGAATTGTTGATTCCTGTATTGGGAGGTGGGCAGGTACCGTTGGCAGATATTGCAACGCTTCATTATCAACAAGGTCCTCAGGCAATCAAAAGTGAAGATGGCTTCTTAACGGGGTATGTTTTATTAGATAAGAAAAAAGGTTATTCTGAAACAGCGGTCGTAGAACAAGCACAAGCCTATCTTAATGATAAAATCGAGAAAGGGCTCATTGAAGTTCCCACAGGGATTAGTTATCGATTTGCAGGGAATTATGAAAATCAAGTGCGAGCAAATCAACGTTTAGCGATTGTTATACCACTTGCCTTGTTGTGCATCTTTTTGATTTTGTATCTGCAATTCAATTCTGTTGCACTTTCACTAATGGTTTTTATGGGGGTTATAATTGCCTTTTCAGGTGGTTTTATGCTCATTGGATTCTATCAAGAAGATTGGTTTTTGAACCTAGAGATAGGGGGGATTAATTGGAGAACCCTATTCCAAATTAATCCCATTAATTTGAGCGTTGCTGTTTGGGTCGGTTTTTTAGCGTTGTTTGGTATTGCGACTGACGATGGGGTATTGGTAGGAACTTATTTGCAGCAATCTTTTAAAAATCACCAACCAAAATCGGTAGAGGAAATTCGATCCGCAGTGCTAGAAGCAGGGAGTAAGCGAGTCCGACCAGCTATGATGACCACGGCAACGACTATTTTAGCACTCTTGCCTGTCTTAACGTCTAGTGGGCGTGGTGCCGACATTATGATTCCTATGGCAATTCCTTCTTTTGGAGGTATGTTGATCCAGATGATAACCATGTTTACCGTTCCCGTTTTGTATTGCACATGGGCTGAAATAAAACTCTTTTGGAACAATTATAAAACGAACAAACAATGA
- a CDS encoding T9SS type A sorting domain-containing protein, whose amino-acid sequence MKYLYIALVLLITQANLQAQTYTIQPNDTVSTILALNTYTDLNIELLKVNPADSVTLGYTVVHNDMPASWDQLLCVYGLCVGSNFPVGTNGTMSPLTGGNRGFVKLTINPLSLDQSAMFQMYVYDINNPTNGDTLTYLIEATTPIGYLENDHSLSVYPNPATNQIQLESDKDWIHSVEIYALNGQLVQTETSLHTQRLSLNIEDLEQGIYTIKTSTTNNAIRIQKLIVK is encoded by the coding sequence ATGAAATATCTATATATAGCATTAGTCCTTCTAATAACACAAGCGAATCTTCAAGCACAGACTTATACCATACAGCCGAATGATACGGTATCGACTATCTTGGCACTCAATACCTATACGGATCTAAATATTGAGTTGTTAAAAGTAAATCCTGCGGATAGCGTTACATTGGGCTATACTGTAGTGCATAATGATATGCCCGCTAGTTGGGATCAATTACTTTGTGTTTATGGGCTGTGTGTAGGGTCTAATTTCCCTGTAGGCACCAATGGAACAATGAGTCCATTGACAGGAGGAAATCGTGGTTTTGTAAAGTTGACGATTAATCCCTTATCACTCGATCAGTCGGCAATGTTCCAAATGTATGTCTACGATATTAATAATCCAACAAATGGAGATACACTGACCTATTTAATAGAAGCCACCACGCCAATTGGTTATTTAGAAAACGACCATAGCCTTTCTGTTTATCCGAACCCTGCAACCAATCAAATTCAATTAGAAAGCGATAAAGATTGGATTCATTCTGTTGAAATTTATGCCCTAAATGGACAATTGGTGCAGACTGAAACCAGCTTGCATACGCAACGATTGAGCCTAAATATAGAAGATTTAGAGCAAGGAATTTATACTATAAAAACAAGCACTACCAATAATGCAATTCGCATTCAAAAACTAATTGTCAAATGA
- a CDS encoding heavy metal-binding domain-containing protein, whose amino-acid sequence MKSIYKILSLAVLLFALNACAFEVDSSEHKTDQVEQTGKEYTAAYICPMHCEGSGSEKEGACPICGMDYVKNEQHNHDSHSH is encoded by the coding sequence ATGAAAAGCATCTATAAAATTCTTTCTTTAGCTGTATTGTTATTTGCCTTAAACGCTTGTGCTTTTGAGGTGGACTCTTCAGAGCATAAAACCGACCAAGTAGAACAAACTGGAAAAGAGTATACCGCTGCCTATATTTGTCCTATGCATTGTGAAGGAAGTGGGAGTGAAAAAGAGGGCGCTTGCCCCATCTGCGGTATGGATTATGTCAAAAATGAGCAACATAACCACGATAGCCATAGCCACTAA
- a CDS encoding efflux RND transporter periplasmic adaptor subunit: protein MNDTIIKQLKSVGKSGLYLLLGLLIGWFVFSGSNTIENKPLSQNTEEIWTCSMHPQIRQHEPGACPICGMDLIPLTAGDNEDPIQLVMTPEAVKLAEVETMIVGANSAAIEGKEKELFLTGKVKMDQTLERAQTAHIAGRIEQLMVRYDGEMVRKNQKIAVIYSPELVSAQKELLEALKTKKDYPELYQAARQKIRQWKLPESTIDAIEKKGLIQEQVTIFAERSGRVMKRYVAEGDYVKKGSPLFDIMDLNRVWVLFDVYEKDLEWVKVGTTVEFNLEAMPQKTYRSRIKFIDPILNPKTRTVAARVELSNTNGLLKPDMFAKGLIRIAILEEKTKKEPLIIPKTAVLWTGERSVAYLKVPDLEVPTFEFRELVLGADLGTSFVIKEGIAIGDEVVVNGAFRLDAAAQLSNKKSMMNRWVSIKKDGEKMAEELPNYSAETEVLFQQQLADLVEQYLKLKDGLIATDFEAAQQANLLMKERLVAMDWTLLKADALKFGRKNFKKMNSIIEQLEQAKNIEIQRAVFSDFSKRLIKLVKVYGLPEGTLFVQHCPMALDDKGGDWLSREEQVKNPYFGDKMLKCGLVNDSLVF from the coding sequence ATGAACGATACAATAATAAAGCAATTAAAATCAGTAGGAAAGAGTGGTCTCTATCTATTATTAGGACTTCTAATTGGCTGGTTTGTTTTTTCAGGAAGCAATACAATCGAAAATAAACCGCTAAGTCAAAACACGGAAGAAATTTGGACTTGTTCTATGCATCCTCAAATTAGGCAGCATGAACCTGGGGCTTGCCCAATTTGTGGAATGGATTTAATTCCATTAACTGCTGGAGATAATGAAGATCCCATTCAATTGGTCATGACCCCAGAAGCGGTGAAACTAGCCGAGGTCGAAACGATGATTGTAGGAGCGAATAGCGCCGCCATTGAAGGCAAGGAAAAAGAGCTTTTTTTGACAGGAAAGGTAAAAATGGATCAAACCTTAGAGCGTGCACAAACAGCTCATATAGCAGGACGCATTGAGCAGTTGATGGTTCGTTACGATGGTGAAATGGTTCGCAAGAATCAAAAAATAGCAGTCATCTATTCTCCAGAACTAGTTAGTGCCCAAAAAGAGTTATTAGAGGCGCTAAAAACGAAAAAGGATTATCCTGAATTATACCAAGCTGCTCGTCAAAAAATCCGACAATGGAAATTGCCAGAATCCACGATTGATGCCATTGAGAAAAAGGGGCTGATACAAGAACAGGTGACGATTTTTGCAGAACGTTCGGGACGGGTAATGAAGCGTTATGTAGCAGAGGGAGATTATGTCAAAAAAGGGAGTCCTTTATTTGATATTATGGATTTGAATCGAGTCTGGGTTTTATTTGATGTGTATGAAAAAGATTTGGAGTGGGTAAAAGTAGGAACGACAGTTGAGTTTAATTTGGAGGCTATGCCACAGAAAACATATCGGTCTAGAATCAAGTTTATAGATCCTATTCTAAATCCTAAAACAAGAACAGTTGCGGCAAGGGTTGAGTTGTCTAATACCAATGGTTTGCTGAAACCAGATATGTTTGCCAAAGGGCTTATTCGCATTGCTATCTTAGAAGAAAAGACAAAAAAAGAACCGCTTATTATTCCAAAAACAGCAGTTTTGTGGACTGGTGAACGCTCTGTTGCTTATTTAAAGGTTCCCGATTTGGAAGTTCCTACCTTTGAGTTTAGAGAGTTGGTTTTAGGGGCGGATTTGGGAACTTCATTTGTGATAAAAGAGGGCATAGCAATCGGGGATGAGGTCGTGGTTAATGGAGCATTTAGACTGGATGCTGCTGCTCAGTTGAGCAATAAAAAAAGTATGATGAATCGTTGGGTAAGCATCAAAAAGGATGGGGAAAAAATGGCGGAAGAATTACCCAATTATAGTGCTGAAACAGAAGTGCTATTTCAACAACAGTTGGCGGACTTGGTAGAGCAGTATTTAAAACTCAAAGATGGTTTAATTGCTACGGATTTTGAAGCGGCTCAACAAGCGAACCTTTTAATGAAAGAACGCTTAGTGGCAATGGATTGGACTTTGCTAAAGGCTGATGCACTTAAATTTGGAAGGAAAAATTTTAAAAAAATGAACTCCATTATTGAGCAATTGGAGCAGGCAAAAAATATTGAAATACAGCGAGCCGTCTTTTCGGATTTTTCCAAACGATTAATTAAGCTGGTTAAGGTCTATGGATTGCCTGAGGGGACATTGTTTGTGCAGCATTGCCCAATGGCATTGGATGACAAAGGAGGAGATTGGTTGAGCAGGGAAGAACAGGTTAAAAACCCTTATTTTGGTGATAAAATGCTAAAATGTGGCTTGGTTAATGACAGTTTAGTCTTTTAG
- a CDS encoding HYC_CC_PP family protein: MFLKCLHIINIWTILLSTVGVASYRHYCQEELKAVSFFADLIVPCCKPQKVKKRTIKSCCAARKSCRLKNSHHLTTNLEKGTSTPSFQKRNCCLDKSDFAQADVETNLKTGSGEIATLLAIIPFDYIQRIPVTTDYELKNKQEPAYAWLCFYPPPNTPLYIQHQSFLC; encoded by the coding sequence ATGTTCTTGAAATGTCTACATATTATTAACATCTGGACCATCCTACTTTCTACAGTGGGAGTGGCCTCTTATCGGCATTATTGTCAAGAAGAACTAAAGGCGGTTTCTTTTTTTGCAGACTTGATTGTTCCTTGCTGTAAACCTCAAAAAGTTAAAAAGAGAACCATCAAATCTTGCTGTGCTGCTCGAAAATCTTGTAGGCTTAAAAATTCACACCACTTAACAACAAATCTAGAAAAAGGTACCTCTACACCAAGTTTTCAAAAGCGCAATTGTTGTTTGGATAAATCGGATTTTGCACAAGCTGATGTAGAAACCAATCTAAAAACTGGAAGTGGAGAAATTGCTACCTTGTTGGCTATCATACCTTTTGATTACATTCAAAGGATTCCTGTTACAACAGATTATGAATTAAAAAATAAGCAGGAACCAGCTTATGCTTGGTTGTGTTTTTATCCACCTCCCAATACCCCCTTATATATTCAACATCAATCGTTTTTGTGTTAG